Genomic segment of Mycoplasmopsis edwardii:
ATCTACTTCATAATATGTTTCACCATTAGTTTTTAAACTTACACAAGCAAAACTGAATTCTTCATTATTGGCAATAATTAACTTAGAGTTATATTTGTTTAAGAAAACTGTGTTGATAATACCTTCGATATCATATGCATTAACTTTATTTTTAAAATAGTTTTCTAATTCAAAAGGTAAAATACCAATTTCATTTCTTAATGACCTAATTTGTTCAATTGCTTCACGTTGCGCTTTTTCAACATATTTTTTAGTATATCTTTTAGTTCAAATGATGATTCCAAAATAAATACCAAAACCAATTACAAACGCAACAATTGCACTAATACCTAACCATAGTTTCATTATTTACCTCATTTGTATCTGTAATATTCTAAGTAATCTTGCAAAATAATTTGTGCAGCTAATTTATCTTTCTTTTGCTTTCTTTTTTGTCTAGATAAACCAGCATCAATCATAATATCATGTGCTTTTTTAGTTGAATATTGTTCATTAATAAACATCATTGGTAACCCAAATTTTTCTTTAATTTGGCTTGCAACTTCTTCAACCATTAAAGTTGTGCTACTTTTTTGTCCATCAATTTTTAAGGGATAACCTATTACAAAACCATCAATTTTGTATTCTTTAAGATATTGCTCAATTTGTTTATAAATTTGCTCAAAATCGCGTTCATTAAATTTTAAATTGACTAATGATGTTGCAATAATTTCTGATTCATCAGTGATCGCAAAACCACATGATGCTGACCCAATATCAAGCCCTAGTTTTCTCATTTTAACTCGTTTAGAACAAATTCTTTGATGTCTGGATTTGCAATTTTACCCATTGATAAAATCGCGTTTCCTCCACCACGTCCATTGAATTTCTTGAATATTTCTTGTGCAACTAAGTTTGAGTTCAATGATTTTGAAGCGACTACTAACATTGCATCCTGTGCGTCATTACTTACCAAAATAAAGATTGCATCATTGTATTTTTCTCTAAGTGTTGAAGCAACAGTTTTTAAGTTCTCTTTTGATAATGAATTAGAGAAGTAAACTTGTTTTCCATTTACGACTTCAAAAGCAATATTTTCATAATCAAATTCAAATGAGCTTTCTTTTTCTTTGTTGAGTGCAATAAAGTCTTTTCTAACTGTTTCAATTGCATTTTTAATATATTCAATTGCTTCTTCCTTATCTTTAGGAATGTTTAAATCAAATGAATATGATGCTTTTAAATCAATATTTCTGTCGATTAATTTTTCAACTTCTAAAATCAATTTATCAAGTTCTTCTGAAAGGTATTCATTAACTAAGTCATTTGATGAAATTGCTCTAATTCTAAATACTCCAGCAGCTTTTTTCTCGACGTTTGTAATTTTGAAGTTTTCTAATTTTGATGAATTTGCTAAGTGTGTACCACCACATAAATCAGCTGTAATATTATCAAATTTAACGATTCTAACCGCTTTAGGATCCATGTATTCCGCTTCTTCTAAAGTCATAATTGCACCAATTTCTTTAGCTTCATCAGTTGTCATTATTAAGTAGTGTCTATCAGAATGCATTTTAATGTAGCTTCTAACTAAATTTTCGATTTCTTTAATTTCTGTTTCAGTTGGTTTTTGATCAGCAGGAAAGTCAAATGTTAAACGTTCTTCATTATTATCACTACCAAGTTGCTTAATTTGTGTACCTAAAACATTTCTTAAAGCACTAAATAAGAAGTGTGTACCAGAGTGGTTTCTCTCAAGCCCTAATCTAATGTCTTTATCAACAAAACATTTAACAGGGTCTTGTGAATTAATATTTCCTTCTACTTTATGAATGTGGTTTCCGTATTTATCTTTAAACACATCTAAAATAACAAGTTTATTGTTGTTTTGAAGAATGTATCCTCTATCGTGTTTTTGACCCCCACTTGTTGCATAAAATGGTGTTTTATCTAATACTAAATATGAAATACCTTTAGATTCTTTAATTTTATTTTCTGTATCTAATAAATATAAAATTTTAGATTCGGATGTTTGGTGTTCATAACCAATAAATTGATCAACTTTTTCTTTTAAGATAGTTAATGAGTTAATTACTTTATCCATTCCAGATACTTGTTTTCCTCTACTTGCATCTGCATGTTTTTCTTTAGCTTGATTGAATGATTTATAATCAATTTCGATGTTTCTTTTTTGTAAGATTTCTGCAGTTAATTCAATAGGGAAACCATATGTTTCAAATAATTTGAATGCTAAAGCACCATCAAAAACTTTTTGACCTTCTTGAATATGGTCATTTAAAAGTTGTTTACCATTTTCAACTGTTCTTGAAAATGCTTCTTCTTCATCAATAATAATTTTGATGATATTTTCTGTTTCATATTCATAAGGCAATGTTGATTTAACAACTTCTACAAGTTTGTGCAAGATTGGTTCATTAATATCTAAAAGCATAGCAACATATAAACTTCTTCTAATAAGTCTTCTAATAATATACCCACGACCTACATTTGATGGTTTAGCCCCATCAGAAATAGCATTCACTACAGTTCTCATGTGGTCTGCGATAATTTTAAAATATGTATTAATTTCTTCCTGTGCTTTATCTTTAATAAAGTAGTTTTCTGTTTGATATCTAAATTTAGTATATTTTTCAATTTCTTTAATAATTGGCAAGAATAAATCTGTATCAAAGTTTGTTGGGGCGTCTTGTAAAATAGAAACAATACGCTCAAAACCAGCCCCTGTATCAATGTTTTTTTGCTTTAATTCTATATAGTTACCTTCTCCATCTGAGTTAAATGTTGAGAAAACAATATTTCAAATTTCAATATATCTATCATTTTCAATATCATTTTTAAGTAACTCAATTCCTCTAGTATCGTATTTTTCACCACGGTCATAAAATATTTCTGTGTTTGGTCCACAAGGTCCTGAACCAACTTCTCAGAAGTTGGTGCTTTTATCACCTGGAATCATGTGTGATTCATCAAATCCTTGAGCTATTCAAAGGTTTTTTGTTTCTAAGTCATCAAAGTAGTATGTAAAGTAAAGTTTATCTTTTTCTAACTTAAGTTCTTTAAGCAAGAATTCAGCAGCAAATTCAATTGATTCTTTTTTGAAGTAATCACCAATTGAGAAGTTTCCTAACATTTCAAAAAATGTGTGGTGTCTTGCTGTTACTCCGACATTTTCAATATCATTTGTTCTAATAACTTTTTGTGAGTTTGTTAACCTTCTTGCAGGTGGTACTTTTTTTCCTGAAAAGTAATCTTTTAAAGTAGCAACTCCACTGTTAATTCATAATAATGAAGGGTCATTTTGTGGAACTAAACTTTTTGAAGGAACAATAAAGTGCTCTTTACCTTCAAAAAACTTTAATCATTTTTCTCTAATTAATTTTGAATTCATAATTCTCCTATAAGTATGTTATTTTTCTATCATTTATAAATAATTCATCAATGGTTGCACCACCAATACATTTATCACCATCATAAAATACAATTTGTTGCCCTGGTGTAACTGCCGATGATTTTGAAGGATAAGAAACTTTAATTTGTTGATCATTTAAAATTTCAATTGAAACTGGAATATCTTTTTGGCGATATCTAAATTTAGCAGTTAAATTATTTTTATCAAATTCATTATTATTAAATGTGTAACCTGAAGCAATTAAACTATCTGAGTATAAGTACTCTGGTCTTGAGCTTGGTGCAACATAAACAATGTTTTCTTTAATATTATGTCCACAAACATAATATGGCTCACTCATACCACCAAGGTTCAATCCTTTTCTTTGTCCAATTGTGTAGTAAAATGACCCAACATGTTTGCCAACTTTTTTATTAGTTGTAATATCAACAATATCTCCTTCTTGTGCTGGGATATAGTTTTGTAAGAATTGTCCAAAGTTTCTTTCTCCAATAAAACAAATTCCTGTTGAATCTTTTTTGCTTGCTGTTGCTAATCCAAGCTCAGCTGCGATTTGACGAATTTCGGGTTTTTCTAAATTTGCAAGAGGCATTATAACTTTTTTAAGTTGTTCATTAGTTAATTGAGCAAGGAAATAAGTTTGATCTTTATTTTCATCTTTAGCTCTAAATAAGTGACCTTCTTCAACTTTAGCATAATGTCCCATTGCTATATAATCAGCTTTAAGTTCGTTAAAAGCGTGATCTGCAAATGAGTTGAACTTAATATACTTGTTACATAAAATATCCGGGTTGGGAGTTCTTCCTTTTTTATATTCATCAATAAAGTTTTGGAAGACATTTGTTCAATACTCATGAACAAAATCAACTCTATAAAGCGGGATGCCTAATTTATCAGCTACTAATTTGGCATCATTATAATCAATTTCTTGAGTACAGATATTTGAATCTAATGTGTTGTTACCTAAAATGTCATTGTTCGCTAAACTATCTCAATTACGCATAAATAAACCAACAACTTCATAACCTTGCTGTTTTAATAAATATGCTGCTACAGATGAATCGACTCCACCACTCATTCCTATTACAACTCTTTTGGCTTTTTCCATACTTACCTCTTTGTTTTTAGTTATTAATATAATTAATAAAAATTATAAATAATTTTTTCTAAACTTATATTAAATATGCTAAAATATATTAGCGTGGTCGCGTAGCTCAGCTGGACAGAGCACGAGCCTTCTAAGCTTGTGGTCAGAGGTTCGAATCCTCTCGTGATCGCCATTTTTTTATACACTTTTTTAGTATTTCTTCACACTAATAATTAAATGAAATTTCCACTGCAAGTGGACTTTTTTAAAACTTTTTGTCTATTTTGAAAATAGCTAGAAATTAGTAAAATTGTAAATATATTTGATTTATTAGAAAGGGGTTAATGATGATAAAAATGTTCAAAATTTTACCAAGAAAAACAAAGTTTCAATTTTTCTTGGGAATATTTGTTTTATTGATTAATGTTGGTTTGACAATGATGACACCAATCTTCATTTCGCAATTCTTGCCATTATTAATTAATAAGGACTCTGAATTTTCAATTCACTTATTTAAACATGTTATATTTGCAACAAATACATTTCAAAAGGCACTAACATTTTTAATTTCCATTACAGTTACTTTAATTGTTTTAGGCGCTATTACTTCATTTGTGAGTTTATGAATAATTATTTGAGCAGGTGAAAATGCGTCCAATTTTTACCGTGATAGCTTATATAAAAAATATCAAAAACTTAGTCTTAAAGATATTTCGCACTTCACTGTTGAAAGTTTAATTACAAGAGTTGATGATGATGTTGCAATCTTTTGAGACTTCTTGATTGGTGCTACATCGGCCTTAATTAAAGCACCATTATTTATTGCTTTTGGTCTTACATTTGCTTTAGTTACTGATTTAACATTAACTTTAACTATTGTTGCAATTGTGCCTTTATTAGTTGGTTCAATTATTTATATTTTAATTAAAGTTATGCCTTTAATCAAAAAAGGAAGAGCAACATTAGAAGCAAATACCAAAGCTGTTAATGAAACAATCTTAGGTGCTAGATTTATCAAAGCTTATAATTTACAAGAATACCAATTTAATAAATTTAATGATGCAAATACTAAATGACTAGGTAACAATACTAAAATCTTTAATATATTTGCGATCAGTATGCCTTTTTTCTTTTTCTCAGTTAACTTAATTGTTGTTTTAATCTTTATTGGATCATATAAATTATTTATTGATAACCCGAATCAAGATATTCCACAATTAATTGCTAAAATTAATACTTTTATTGAGTATGAATTTATGATGGCTTTAGGAGTTTCGATGTTTGGACAATTCTTAGGAACTTTCTTTAGAGCTAAAGTTTCTTCAAAAAGAATTATCGAAATTCTTGATGCTAAATATGATAACCTTAAAGTATTAGAAGGTAAAATTTTAGATCCAAATAAATCAAATTACTCGATTGAATTCAAAAACTTTTCATTTAAATATTTTGATACAGCTGAACATTATGCATTAGAAAATATTAACTTCAAAATTAACGAAGGTGAAACATTAGGTATTATAGGACCTACAGGTTCTGGTAAATCAACAATTGCTAACTTACTTATTAATAATATGAAATATTCGCAAGGAAA
This window contains:
- the ruvX gene encoding Holliday junction resolvase RuvX, whose translation is MRKLGLDIGSASCGFAITDESEIIATSLVNLKFNERDFEQIYKQIEQYLKEYKIDGFVIGYPLKIDGQKSSTTLMVEEVASQIKEKFGLPMMFINEQYSTKKAHDIMIDAGLSRQKRKQKKDKLAAQIILQDYLEYYRYKWGK
- a CDS encoding ABC transporter ATP-binding protein: MIKMFKILPRKTKFQFFLGIFVLLINVGLTMMTPIFISQFLPLLINKDSEFSIHLFKHVIFATNTFQKALTFLISITVTLIVLGAITSFVSLWIIIWAGENASNFYRDSLYKKYQKLSLKDISHFTVESLITRVDDDVAIFWDFLIGATSALIKAPLFIAFGLTFALVTDLTLTLTIVAIVPLLVGSIIYILIKVMPLIKKGRATLEANTKAVNETILGARFIKAYNLQEYQFNKFNDANTKWLGNNTKIFNIFAISMPFFFFSVNLIVVLIFIGSYKLFIDNPNQDIPQLIAKINTFIEYEFMMALGVSMFGQFLGTFFRAKVSSKRIIEILDAKYDNLKVLEGKILDPNKSNYSIEFKNFSFKYFDTAEHYALENINFKINEGETLGIIGPTGSGKSTIANLLINNMKYSQGNILIDGQEVSQINSRSLHNSVGVVYQEALLYSGTVKTNLLFAKEDASQEELNYATNAACASEFINSFSDTFDHKIEQRGKNLSGGQKQRLSIARTLLTKPKVLILDDTTSALDNITTKKVINNINESYNCTTVIISQKINSIKHADKIIVLDNGKIIASGTHEELVASCPWYEDVYKNQLNQ
- the mnmA gene encoding tRNA 2-thiouridine(34) synthase MnmA, giving the protein MEKAKRVVIGMSGGVDSSVAAYLLKQQGYEVVGLFMRNWDSLANNDILGNNTLDSNICTQEIDYNDAKLVADKLGIPLYRVDFVHEYWTNVFQNFIDEYKKGRTPNPDILCNKYIKFNSFADHAFNELKADYIAMGHYAKVEEGHLFRAKDENKDQTYFLAQLTNEQLKKVIMPLANLEKPEIRQIAAELGLATASKKDSTGICFIGERNFGQFLQNYIPAQEGDIVDITTNKKVGKHVGSFYYTIGQRKGLNLGGMSEPYYVCGHNIKENIVYVAPSSRPEYLYSDSLIASGYTFNNNEFDKNNLTAKFRYRQKDIPVSIEILNDQQIKVSYPSKSSAVTPGQQIVFYDGDKCIGGATIDELFINDRKITYL
- a CDS encoding BC85_0335 family putative methyltransferase — its product is MKLWLGISAIVAFVIGFGIYFGIIIWTKRYTKKYVEKAQREAIEQIRSLRNEIGILPFELENYFKNKVNAYDIEGIINTVFLNKYNSKLIIANNEEFSFACVSLKTNGETYYEVDEFDLEKYNKARLEKPELFPNQISMYQGQNIDFLGVFESKQSLDDLFNNYFDKLNENGMLAISLKKYSRKDLSNLLETLKHKKIQHEISYISTRFLFITNKKQ
- the alaS gene encoding alanine--tRNA ligase; translated protein: MNSKLIREKWLKFFEGKEHFIVPSKSLVPQNDPSLLWINSGVATLKDYFSGKKVPPARRLTNSQKVIRTNDIENVGVTARHHTFFEMLGNFSIGDYFKKESIEFAAEFLLKELKLEKDKLYFTYYFDDLETKNLWIAQGFDESHMIPGDKSTNFWEVGSGPCGPNTEIFYDRGEKYDTRGIELLKNDIENDRYIEIWNIVFSTFNSDGEGNYIELKQKNIDTGAGFERIVSILQDAPTNFDTDLFLPIIKEIEKYTKFRYQTENYFIKDKAQEEINTYFKIIADHMRTVVNAISDGAKPSNVGRGYIIRRLIRRSLYVAMLLDINEPILHKLVEVVKSTLPYEYETENIIKIIIDEEEAFSRTVENGKQLLNDHIQEGQKVFDGALAFKLFETYGFPIELTAEILQKRNIEIDYKSFNQAKEKHADASRGKQVSGMDKVINSLTILKEKVDQFIGYEHQTSESKILYLLDTENKIKESKGISYLVLDKTPFYATSGGQKHDRGYILQNNNKLVILDVFKDKYGNHIHKVEGNINSQDPVKCFVDKDIRLGLERNHSGTHFLFSALRNVLGTQIKQLGSDNNEERLTFDFPADQKPTETEIKEIENLVRSYIKMHSDRHYLIMTTDEAKEIGAIMTLEEAEYMDPKAVRIVKFDNITADLCGGTHLANSSKLENFKITNVEKKAAGVFRIRAISSNDLVNEYLSEELDKLILEVEKLIDRNIDLKASYSFDLNIPKDKEEAIEYIKNAIETVRKDFIALNKEKESSFEFDYENIAFEVVNGKQVYFSNSLSKENLKTVASTLREKYNDAIFILVSNDAQDAMLVVASKSLNSNLVAQEIFKKFNGRGGGNAILSMGKIANPDIKEFVLNELKWEN